The following are from one region of the Alicyclobacillus fastidiosus genome:
- the serA gene encoding phosphoglycerate dehydrogenase, with amino-acid sequence MLKILVTDDIAKTGVEVLESLPDAVVEVRTGLSESELLEAIEDADALVVRSQTTVTQEVIRAARQLKVIGRAGVGVDNIDLESATKRGVLVINAPDGNTIAAAEHTFAMMISLARHIPAANRDLLGGKWNRKRWVGVELRGKTLAILGMGRIGTEVAKRAKVFGMNVVGFDPFLTEERATSLGIVKATLDDAVAQADFITVHTPLTKETHHMIDSARLRTVKPGVRIVNCARGGIIDEMALCEALAQERVAGAAFDVFESEPLREDHPLRQFDNVILTPHLGASTVEAQENVAIQVAEQIVHVLKDEPFEHAVNLPSLSAKQKENLSPYLALAEKLGLFAAQLAQGAPSGIRVTYTGDASAPDGGYLTRTVLKGLLGFQYSDDINYVNALRFAEESGLRVQEVRETRGRVYTNEISLSIETENGSHHLSGTLYSESGPRIVELDGYPIDMPSEGVLLFTRHKDQPGMIGRIGTFLGDAQVNIAGMQVGRRESGGEAIMLLAVDRSVSTDVIQQIEQVDGISMVRAIEL; translated from the coding sequence ATGCTAAAGATTCTCGTAACAGATGATATCGCGAAGACGGGTGTCGAAGTGCTCGAATCGTTGCCGGACGCCGTAGTTGAGGTGCGTACGGGCTTGTCCGAATCGGAGTTGCTGGAAGCGATAGAGGACGCTGATGCGCTCGTCGTTCGCTCGCAAACGACGGTGACGCAAGAGGTCATCCGGGCTGCGCGCCAGCTCAAGGTCATCGGTCGCGCTGGCGTCGGTGTGGACAACATCGATTTGGAATCCGCCACGAAGCGTGGCGTACTCGTCATCAACGCTCCAGACGGCAACACCATCGCCGCCGCTGAACATACATTCGCTATGATGATCAGTCTCGCCCGGCACATCCCGGCCGCCAATCGGGACTTGCTCGGGGGCAAATGGAATCGCAAGCGCTGGGTCGGCGTCGAGTTGCGGGGGAAGACGCTGGCGATACTCGGCATGGGGCGCATCGGAACAGAGGTGGCCAAACGCGCGAAAGTGTTTGGCATGAACGTCGTTGGATTCGATCCGTTCCTTACCGAGGAGCGTGCGACAAGTCTCGGGATCGTCAAGGCGACGCTCGACGATGCCGTCGCCCAGGCTGACTTTATCACCGTTCATACGCCATTGACGAAGGAGACGCACCACATGATCGACAGTGCGCGGTTGCGCACGGTCAAGCCTGGGGTGCGGATCGTCAACTGTGCACGCGGAGGCATCATCGACGAGATGGCGCTCTGTGAGGCGTTAGCACAGGAGCGCGTCGCTGGGGCCGCATTTGACGTGTTTGAGTCGGAACCGCTGCGCGAAGACCATCCGCTGCGCCAGTTCGATAACGTCATTCTGACGCCGCACTTGGGTGCATCTACAGTCGAAGCCCAGGAGAACGTAGCGATTCAGGTGGCTGAACAGATTGTGCACGTGCTCAAGGACGAGCCGTTTGAACACGCGGTGAACCTGCCGAGTTTGAGCGCGAAACAGAAGGAGAACCTCAGCCCCTATTTAGCACTCGCCGAGAAGCTCGGATTGTTTGCTGCGCAGCTCGCACAAGGTGCGCCTTCCGGCATTCGCGTGACCTACACAGGTGACGCGTCGGCGCCAGATGGGGGCTACTTGACGCGGACTGTTCTCAAAGGTCTACTAGGATTTCAGTACAGCGATGATATCAACTATGTAAACGCCTTGCGCTTCGCCGAAGAGTCTGGTCTTCGCGTGCAGGAAGTTCGCGAGACGCGAGGCAGAGTGTATACGAACGAAATTTCGCTTTCCATTGAGACTGAAAACGGGTCGCACCACCTCTCAGGCACACTGTACAGCGAATCGGGGCCGCGTATCGTCGAACTCGATGGCTACCCCATCGACATGCCGAGTGAAGGCGTCTTGCTCTTTACGCGTCACAAGGATCAGCCGGGGATGATCGGCCGCATCGGCACGTTCCTCGGCGATGCGCAGGTGAACATCGCGGGCATGCAAGTGGGACGCCGCGAAAGCGGTGGGGAAGCGATTATGCTTCTCGCGGTCGATCGCTCCGTGTCGACAGACGTCATTCAACAAATTGAACAGGTTGACGGCATATCGATGGTTCGCGCTATCGAGTTGTGA
- a CDS encoding aspartate kinase: MLVVQKYGGTSVGSTERIRLVAERIQKTIALGHQCVVVVSAMGHSTDALVDLAKELSDEPDLREMDSLLATGEQVSASLLAMRLTHLGTSAQSLTGWQAGIETERVHGNARVSSIATAHVKSLLSQGITPVVTGFQGIAEGHITTLGRGGSDTSAVALAAALEADACEIYTDVDGVYTTDPRVVKQARKLTSVSYDEMLELANLGAQVLHPRAVENAKHFSVPLVVRSSFSEEEGTSVVAITENALEDRQVVTGIAFERQVARIAVIGVPLAQHGLATIFSELASHGVNVDVIVQSVVDAAAVDVSFTVNEPDVKQAVDIVEGLRSQLGYTGLESQTDLAKVSIVGAGMISNPGVAAKMFVALRDANIAVHMVSTSEIKVSCVVSASEVERAVKALHATFVEADAEASLTGAGSKSK, from the coding sequence GTGCTAGTAGTTCAGAAGTACGGGGGGACGTCGGTCGGATCGACTGAGCGAATCCGCCTTGTCGCAGAGCGCATCCAAAAGACGATTGCGCTCGGGCATCAGTGCGTCGTGGTAGTGTCCGCGATGGGTCACAGTACAGATGCGTTGGTGGATTTGGCGAAAGAACTCTCCGATGAGCCTGACTTGCGGGAGATGGACAGCCTGTTGGCCACGGGCGAACAAGTGTCTGCCAGCCTTTTGGCGATGCGCCTCACACACCTGGGGACGTCGGCCCAATCTCTGACGGGATGGCAGGCGGGCATTGAGACGGAGCGCGTACATGGGAACGCGCGCGTGAGTTCGATTGCGACCGCCCATGTGAAGAGCTTGCTCAGTCAGGGCATCACGCCGGTCGTCACAGGCTTTCAGGGGATCGCAGAGGGACATATCACGACGCTCGGGCGCGGTGGGTCGGACACGAGTGCGGTTGCTCTGGCGGCGGCGCTCGAAGCGGATGCCTGCGAGATCTATACCGATGTGGACGGAGTGTATACGACAGATCCGCGCGTCGTGAAGCAGGCTCGCAAGTTGACGAGTGTGTCGTACGACGAGATGTTGGAACTGGCCAATCTTGGCGCACAGGTGCTTCATCCTAGAGCCGTCGAAAATGCGAAGCACTTTTCGGTGCCGTTGGTTGTAAGGTCGAGTTTTTCCGAGGAGGAAGGGACATCCGTCGTGGCTATTACAGAGAATGCATTGGAAGACCGTCAAGTTGTGACTGGTATCGCGTTTGAACGCCAAGTCGCCCGCATCGCTGTCATTGGCGTACCCTTGGCGCAACACGGGTTAGCGACCATCTTTTCGGAGTTGGCTTCGCACGGGGTGAACGTGGACGTCATCGTTCAGAGCGTCGTCGACGCGGCGGCAGTGGACGTATCCTTTACCGTCAATGAACCGGACGTCAAGCAGGCGGTGGATATCGTGGAAGGGCTGCGGTCGCAACTCGGCTACACTGGCTTGGAAAGTCAAACGGATCTCGCGAAGGTGTCTATCGTCGGCGCAGGCATGATTAGCAACCCTGGCGTGGCAGCGAAGATGTTTGTCGCCTTGCGCGATGCGAATATCGCCGTTCACATGGTGAGTACGTCGGAAATCAAAGTCTCCTGCGTCGTCTCCGCAAGTGAAGTAGAGCGCGCGGTCAAGGCTCTGCATGCCACGTTTGTGGAGGCGGATGCAGAGGCGAGCTTGACAGGTGCGGGATCGAAATCGAAGTAA
- the argH gene encoding argininosuccinate lyase gives MKLWGGRFAEDTDALVLKYTASISFDERLWPYDIRGSIAHARMLADCGIISAAEGRQIIEGLESLAADIEAGEVTFALDDEDIHMNIERLLTERIGAVAGKLHTARSRNDQVALDMHMFVRDAVSSIADGVKELQAALIRQAENHLGVIVPGFTHLQRAQPILLSHHFLAYVWMLERDKARLSFLGEQVDRMPLGAGALAGTTFPIDRQQVANELEFSSIYENSLDAVSDRDYLLDLLYSVSTIMTHLSRLSEELILWSTEEFGWVELADQYATGSSMMPQKKNPDVPELIRGKSGRVFGHLVGMLTVLKGLPLAYNKDLQEDKEGVFDAIDTVLPALKLMAGTISTMRIREGRLTDAFARDFSNATDLADYLVRKGIPFRQAHAIVGQLVQLAILQGTNLSGLDLGMMQAAAGVIEEDVYELLKPESVVAARQSRGGTAPSAVRLQLALAREQCGVE, from the coding sequence ATGAAGCTGTGGGGCGGACGTTTTGCGGAAGATACCGATGCGCTAGTCCTGAAGTACACGGCCTCCATCTCGTTTGACGAGCGGTTGTGGCCGTACGACATTCGAGGTTCCATCGCACATGCGCGTATGCTCGCGGATTGCGGCATCATCAGTGCTGCAGAGGGGCGGCAGATCATCGAGGGACTGGAGTCTCTGGCCGCTGACATCGAGGCGGGCGAGGTGACATTCGCCCTCGACGACGAAGACATTCACATGAATATTGAACGACTTCTGACCGAGCGGATCGGGGCTGTTGCTGGCAAACTGCATACGGCACGGAGCCGGAACGACCAGGTCGCGCTCGATATGCACATGTTTGTTCGCGACGCGGTCTCGTCCATCGCAGACGGCGTGAAGGAACTCCAAGCGGCGCTCATCCGCCAGGCAGAAAACCACCTTGGTGTCATCGTACCTGGGTTTACGCACTTGCAACGCGCGCAGCCAATCTTGCTCTCACACCACTTTCTCGCATACGTATGGATGCTCGAACGGGACAAGGCGAGACTATCGTTCCTCGGGGAACAGGTCGACCGCATGCCATTGGGGGCCGGTGCGTTGGCAGGTACTACGTTTCCGATCGACCGCCAGCAAGTCGCCAATGAGCTCGAATTCTCGTCCATCTATGAGAACTCTTTGGATGCAGTGTCGGACCGGGATTATCTGCTCGATCTCCTATATTCCGTTTCGACGATTATGACGCACCTCTCGCGATTGTCGGAGGAGCTGATCTTGTGGTCGACCGAGGAGTTTGGCTGGGTGGAGTTGGCGGATCAGTACGCGACCGGATCGAGTATGATGCCGCAAAAGAAGAACCCAGATGTCCCTGAGCTCATCCGGGGCAAGTCGGGCCGAGTTTTTGGCCATCTCGTCGGCATGCTGACCGTGCTCAAAGGGCTGCCGCTGGCGTATAACAAAGACCTGCAGGAAGACAAGGAAGGCGTGTTTGACGCCATCGATACGGTCCTGCCGGCGCTCAAGTTGATGGCGGGCACCATTTCGACGATGCGGATTCGAGAGGGGCGCCTGACAGATGCCTTCGCGCGCGACTTCTCGAACGCAACCGACCTCGCCGACTACCTCGTCCGCAAGGGCATCCCGTTCCGCCAAGCGCACGCTATCGTTGGGCAATTGGTGCAATTGGCGATTTTGCAGGGGACGAACCTCAGCGGTCTCGACTTGGGTATGATGCAGGCGGCAGCGGGCGTCATTGAGGAGGATGTCTACGAACTGCTGAAGCCGGAGTCGGTTGTGGCAGCTCGCCAGTCCCGGGGCGGTACTGCACCGAGTGCGGTAAGACTACAACTGGCACTTGCCAGGGAACAGTGCGGCGTGGAGTAG
- a CDS encoding argininosuccinate synthase — protein MMKEKLVLAYSGGLDTSVSIPWIKDHYGYDVIAMCVDVGEGKDLEAVQSKAVQVGAIKSYNIDAKERFANEFIAPALKANALYEGKYPLASALSRPLISQLLVEVAAAEGAVAVAHGCTGKGNDQVRFEVSIHALAPHVKVVAPVREWGFTRDDEIRYAHEHEVPIPVDLDNPFSIDANLWGRAIECGVLEDPWQAAPEAAFQWTVAAEAAPDEAETVVIGFERGIPVSLDGQRFALADLVEQLNAICGKHGVGRIDHVENRLVGIKSREVYESPAARVLISAHQELEHLTLTREVLQYKMGLELEYSKLIYNGLWFSPLKAAFDAFIDSTQTHVTGEVRVKLYKGTAQVTGRQSANSLYRHDLATYTTGDSFDHMAAVGFISLWGLPTTVHAALHADSDTAPKLEGLSVSVAELSEKEGTVV, from the coding sequence GTGATGAAAGAGAAACTGGTTCTAGCCTATTCCGGCGGACTCGACACGTCCGTTTCCATCCCGTGGATCAAGGATCACTACGGGTACGACGTAATTGCCATGTGCGTCGACGTGGGTGAGGGTAAGGACCTGGAAGCCGTTCAGAGCAAAGCGGTTCAGGTAGGGGCTATCAAGTCTTACAACATCGATGCAAAGGAGCGCTTTGCAAACGAGTTTATTGCACCGGCTCTCAAGGCCAACGCCCTCTATGAGGGCAAGTACCCACTGGCATCGGCGTTGTCGCGGCCACTGATCTCGCAACTGCTGGTCGAGGTCGCGGCTGCGGAGGGAGCTGTCGCGGTCGCTCACGGCTGCACCGGCAAGGGCAACGATCAGGTTCGCTTTGAGGTGTCTATCCACGCGCTTGCTCCCCATGTCAAAGTCGTCGCACCCGTACGAGAATGGGGGTTCACACGCGACGACGAAATTCGCTACGCACACGAGCATGAGGTACCCATCCCGGTCGATCTCGACAATCCGTTCAGCATCGACGCAAACTTGTGGGGCCGAGCCATTGAGTGTGGGGTCTTAGAGGATCCATGGCAGGCCGCTCCCGAAGCGGCGTTTCAGTGGACGGTGGCGGCTGAGGCGGCACCCGACGAGGCTGAGACCGTCGTCATCGGGTTTGAACGAGGCATCCCCGTCTCGCTCGATGGGCAACGGTTCGCGCTCGCCGATCTCGTCGAACAGCTGAACGCAATCTGTGGCAAGCACGGTGTTGGGCGGATCGATCACGTCGAAAACCGCCTCGTCGGCATCAAGTCCCGCGAGGTCTACGAGTCACCAGCCGCACGTGTCCTGATCAGCGCGCATCAGGAGCTTGAGCATTTGACGCTGACGCGGGAAGTGCTTCAGTACAAGATGGGACTGGAACTCGAATACAGCAAGCTCATTTATAACGGGCTCTGGTTCTCACCTCTCAAAGCGGCGTTTGACGCGTTTATCGACTCGACGCAGACACACGTGACGGGCGAGGTGCGCGTGAAATTGTACAAAGGGACGGCTCAGGTTACGGGCCGCCAGTCTGCCAACTCTCTCTATCGGCACGACTTGGCGACGTATACGACTGGCGATAGCTTTGATCACATGGCGGCTGTCGGCTTTATCTCGCTCTGGGGACTGCCGACGACGGTCCATGCCGCGCTGCACGCAGACAGCGACACAGCACCGAAGCTCGAGGGGCTTTCCGTCTCTGTGGCCGAGCTTTCGGAAAAGGAGGGGACGGTCGTATGA
- the argF gene encoding ornithine carbamoyltransferase yields MAISEAASAVGRGSSTVVPLGHNYLSVRLQNALWEAHQSLCGRDFLHFSDLGTSELERLLRLAQVLKEAQKNHFTHRLLAGKTLGLIFDKSSTRTRVSFEVGMLQLGGHALFLPGNQLQTGRGEPISDTAQVMSRYLDGVMIRTFRQSDVETFAEYASIPVINGLTDEFHPCQLMADALTILEHMGGLQGVTVAYVGDGNNMANSWLQLAPKLGMNIRVATPVGYQPQAHVVEEAKFHAVHNHTQVLVTTDPLRAVEGADVIYTDTWVSMGDEAESEVRLSRFEGYQVNEALCALAKPDHIFMHCLPAHRGEEVSENVIDGDHAVIFDQAENRLHAQKAILAALMADAGAFGEDL; encoded by the coding sequence GTGGCGATATCGGAAGCGGCAAGTGCAGTAGGGCGGGGGTCTTCGACGGTTGTTCCACTGGGTCACAACTATTTGTCGGTACGGCTTCAAAACGCGTTGTGGGAGGCACATCAATCGCTTTGTGGCCGAGACTTCTTACATTTCAGCGACCTTGGCACAAGCGAGCTCGAACGGCTCCTCCGCCTCGCTCAGGTGCTCAAAGAGGCACAGAAGAATCATTTCACGCATCGACTCTTGGCCGGGAAGACACTCGGTCTGATTTTTGATAAATCATCCACTCGGACGCGCGTTTCATTTGAGGTCGGTATGTTGCAACTCGGCGGACACGCGCTGTTTTTGCCGGGCAACCAACTTCAAACTGGGCGGGGCGAACCGATTTCGGATACGGCACAGGTCATGTCGCGTTACCTCGATGGCGTGATGATTCGGACGTTCCGCCAATCCGATGTAGAGACGTTCGCAGAGTATGCGTCCATTCCTGTCATCAACGGTTTGACGGACGAGTTTCATCCCTGCCAGCTGATGGCGGACGCCTTGACCATCCTCGAGCACATGGGAGGCCTTCAGGGCGTCACAGTGGCTTATGTCGGGGACGGCAACAACATGGCTAATTCGTGGCTGCAACTCGCACCCAAACTCGGGATGAACATCCGGGTGGCCACACCTGTGGGCTATCAGCCACAGGCCCACGTGGTGGAAGAGGCGAAGTTCCACGCCGTCCACAATCACACGCAAGTGCTCGTAACGACAGACCCGCTTCGCGCGGTCGAAGGAGCGGACGTCATTTATACCGACACGTGGGTCAGTATGGGCGACGAAGCGGAAAGCGAAGTACGGTTGAGTCGATTCGAGGGGTACCAAGTCAACGAAGCGCTGTGTGCTTTGGCGAAACCGGACCACATCTTCATGCATTGCCTGCCCGCTCACCGCGGGGAGGAAGTGTCCGAGAACGTGATCGACGGAGATCACGCTGTGATTTTTGATCAGGCCGAAAATCGCTTGCACGCCCAAAAGGCGATTTTGGCTGCGTTAATGGCGGATGCAGGTGCATTTGGGGAGGATTTGTGA
- a CDS encoding glutamate synthase-related protein, which yields MDIHREHDACGIYSQIEKSGQPSHNTVQNGLDALKAMRHRAGYVAGEGDGCGLLLDIPRALWKSWFEAAEIDASLVEAPGFFVAHIFLEADQAAHLQPLVDAEFNSGDVKVLMQKLDGANRAALGPMAQAVCPVFYQVAGLLDGANDELLANLFTAIDDIHGVHVASLSHESTVYKVIGNDETLYRFYADLQNPLFKSTFVLAHTRYSTNTATSFPRVQPFSSLGHNGEINTILRFYTEASMIGVPVRPDFSDSQMVDRALLSFVSERHWTLFETAELLFPPIVHEIKQMSDELSDLYMYYRSIWGPFAQGPAGVMMRHGNAAVFSVDALGLRPMWLVETDTSYCFSSEQGIIPQSTWVREPKPLSPGEKVGVKWDGFGAQLYLYHELQQDVLESAKRRFNFRGEHRSLHFAAPYGQKTEVLHPQRDDKPLDVRSLAFGFRDDDIKLIEQEIQTGMEPIKSLGFDSPLAALSQEATLLSDFMHETVAVVTNPAIDREREIEHFSTRAVLGRRPSFDGLYKDAPRIEVHAPVLLEELPKSYGLEFQDMQNLAHRYGTMCYEDALALLHTSPHGTVEILIHREAEESVESALQRFQLEALEAVQAGANAIVLDDRLQFKRGHHIDPFLVTAAIHKALLRPANKNKGEHLRRRTSLILRSGGLRNLHDIMVAVGLGADAVVPYLMWEIAAARGDMHGIENLYKALTKGIEKVISTLGIHEVRGYERLFSAIGLSTEVSQYLGIPSFCGSEDAGLSFKKLEAQSAQREEWYSAPDRKSIRPNKLFQLYPRIWKAAGSVAQGDVTYDEYVAKLNAFETDNPLSLRHVLGIDEHQGAVEGPIDTTVDGHQYPILISSMSFGSQNEVAYRAYAEAAHRLNIVCVNGEGGEIKDLLTKYPRNRGRQIASGRFGVNADLCNGAYVLEIKIGQGAKPGEGGHLPGSKVTVQVANARNATPGVDLISPSNNHDIYSIEDLAQVIFELKEINPFAKVSVKVPVVPNIGTIAVGVAKAGADVITLSGFDGGTGAARAHAIRHVGLPMEIGVKAAHQALCEAGLRDVIEIWADGGMKSGFDVMKAILLGANRAGFGTMAMVAIGCTSCRACHKDTCHVGIATQMHDMEEATAKGLKSFAPREFEEATQQLVAFFGAIGQHVAQLTAKLGASRTQDLVGRSDLLVHLHEETRVDTTWLRAVNEVYLGRGTSIRYRTFEEAYGDVLQEVASYSAATGTDGVAVHNAASAASGRQIQAVPRALGIRESGETIRSGRNGEARHIVHDGVAGAGFAAYHTVGMTSIAYGGAQDGVGKAAFGGKVFVLKRRCADGQWRGGSVGKGLAYGAGHGLFIVQGDADARAGIRLSGADIIIGGEVTEPVRDDLASIASRANMKGFAFEYMTGGRAVVLGDPGPWICSGMTGGRVYLRFQPELGLNETAFRRRIAKGAKVAIRFIDSTGEKDLVELLGIYQRELRKQGQLEAAKRLQPLLDHPSVHFMMIEPGHDITDQDIATE from the coding sequence ATGGACATTCACCGCGAACACGATGCATGCGGAATTTATTCACAGATAGAGAAATCAGGTCAGCCTTCACATAACACCGTTCAAAACGGGCTGGACGCACTCAAGGCGATGCGGCACAGAGCCGGCTACGTCGCCGGTGAGGGAGACGGCTGCGGACTGTTGTTGGACATTCCGCGAGCGCTCTGGAAATCCTGGTTCGAAGCTGCTGAAATCGATGCGAGCCTCGTCGAGGCACCTGGATTTTTCGTCGCACACATCTTCCTCGAGGCAGATCAGGCTGCGCACCTGCAGCCGCTCGTCGACGCTGAATTCAACAGTGGAGACGTGAAGGTCCTGATGCAGAAATTGGACGGTGCCAACCGCGCGGCCCTGGGGCCGATGGCCCAGGCGGTGTGCCCCGTGTTCTACCAGGTGGCAGGTCTGCTCGACGGCGCAAACGACGAATTGCTCGCCAACCTGTTTACGGCGATTGACGACATTCACGGCGTGCACGTCGCCTCGCTTTCTCACGAGAGCACCGTTTACAAGGTGATCGGAAACGATGAGACGCTGTATCGCTTCTACGCGGACCTGCAAAATCCGCTGTTCAAATCGACGTTTGTGCTCGCGCACACGCGCTACTCGACGAATACTGCGACGTCGTTTCCACGCGTTCAGCCGTTTTCGTCGCTCGGGCACAACGGCGAGATCAACACCATTTTGCGCTTCTACACGGAGGCGTCGATGATCGGCGTGCCGGTCCGGCCGGACTTCAGCGATTCGCAAATGGTCGACAGAGCGCTTCTGTCGTTTGTCTCGGAGCGTCATTGGACACTGTTTGAGACCGCCGAGTTGTTGTTCCCTCCAATCGTTCACGAAATCAAACAGATGTCGGACGAATTGTCCGATTTGTATATGTATTACCGCTCCATCTGGGGTCCGTTTGCTCAAGGCCCTGCGGGCGTCATGATGCGGCACGGAAACGCCGCGGTCTTCAGCGTGGACGCCCTGGGGTTGCGCCCGATGTGGCTGGTTGAAACCGATACCTCGTACTGCTTTAGCTCGGAACAGGGCATCATTCCGCAGTCGACGTGGGTGCGCGAGCCGAAACCGCTGTCGCCAGGGGAAAAGGTCGGCGTGAAATGGGATGGTTTTGGCGCCCAATTGTACCTCTACCACGAATTGCAGCAGGACGTACTCGAGTCTGCGAAGCGTCGCTTCAACTTCCGCGGCGAGCACCGGAGTCTGCACTTTGCGGCGCCTTATGGACAGAAGACGGAAGTCCTGCATCCGCAACGCGACGACAAGCCGCTCGACGTCCGCTCACTCGCGTTTGGGTTCCGCGATGACGATATCAAATTGATCGAACAGGAAATTCAAACCGGCATGGAGCCCATCAAATCGCTCGGCTTTGACAGCCCGTTGGCGGCTCTCTCGCAAGAGGCCACCCTCTTGTCCGACTTCATGCATGAAACGGTCGCCGTCGTAACTAACCCGGCCATCGACCGCGAGCGGGAGATCGAGCATTTCAGTACCCGCGCGGTACTCGGCCGTCGCCCGTCGTTTGACGGACTGTACAAGGATGCGCCGCGGATTGAGGTCCATGCGCCGGTGCTGCTTGAAGAGCTGCCAAAATCGTACGGGTTGGAGTTTCAGGACATGCAGAACCTCGCCCACCGCTACGGCACGATGTGCTACGAGGACGCCTTGGCACTTCTGCACACGAGTCCGCATGGAACGGTTGAGATTCTCATTCATCGCGAAGCAGAGGAGTCAGTGGAGAGCGCCTTGCAGCGTTTCCAATTGGAGGCGCTCGAAGCGGTCCAAGCGGGTGCCAACGCCATCGTGCTGGACGACAGACTGCAGTTTAAACGCGGTCACCATATCGATCCGTTCCTGGTCACCGCTGCCATCCACAAAGCGCTGTTGCGCCCCGCGAACAAGAACAAGGGCGAGCACCTGCGCCGGCGCACGAGTCTGATCCTGCGCAGCGGTGGCCTGCGCAACCTGCACGACATCATGGTCGCCGTGGGTCTTGGTGCAGACGCCGTCGTTCCTTACCTGATGTGGGAGATCGCGGCAGCTCGTGGCGATATGCACGGCATCGAGAACCTGTACAAAGCTCTGACCAAGGGCATCGAGAAAGTGATTTCGACGCTCGGCATTCACGAGGTCCGGGGTTATGAGCGGCTGTTTAGCGCCATTGGCCTATCGACAGAGGTCAGTCAGTACCTTGGCATTCCGTCTTTCTGCGGATCTGAGGATGCGGGACTCTCGTTCAAAAAGCTCGAAGCGCAGTCCGCGCAACGAGAAGAGTGGTACAGTGCGCCTGATCGAAAATCGATTCGGCCAAATAAGTTGTTCCAGCTCTATCCGCGGATTTGGAAGGCGGCCGGATCGGTTGCACAAGGGGACGTCACCTACGACGAGTACGTTGCCAAGCTCAACGCGTTTGAGACTGATAACCCGCTCAGCTTGCGGCACGTCCTTGGCATTGACGAGCACCAAGGGGCGGTGGAAGGTCCGATTGACACCACAGTCGATGGACATCAGTACCCAATCCTCATCAGCTCAATGTCGTTTGGTTCGCAAAACGAGGTCGCGTACAGGGCGTACGCAGAGGCCGCCCACCGCTTGAACATCGTCTGTGTGAACGGTGAGGGCGGGGAGATTAAAGATCTGTTGACAAAGTATCCGCGCAATCGCGGTCGGCAGATCGCGTCTGGTCGCTTTGGCGTAAACGCCGACTTGTGCAACGGGGCATACGTGTTGGAAATCAAAATCGGTCAAGGGGCTAAGCCGGGCGAGGGCGGTCACTTGCCAGGATCGAAGGTGACGGTTCAAGTCGCCAACGCGCGGAACGCGACGCCGGGTGTCGATCTCATCTCGCCGTCAAACAACCACGATATCTATTCGATTGAGGACCTCGCGCAGGTCATCTTCGAACTCAAGGAGATCAACCCGTTTGCGAAGGTTTCGGTCAAGGTGCCCGTGGTGCCGAACATTGGGACCATCGCCGTGGGCGTTGCGAAGGCAGGCGCGGATGTCATCACCTTGTCCGGATTCGACGGCGGTACGGGTGCGGCGCGCGCGCACGCCATCCGGCACGTCGGGCTTCCGATGGAAATTGGCGTCAAAGCGGCCCATCAGGCGCTCTGTGAGGCTGGACTACGCGACGTCATCGAGATCTGGGCTGACGGTGGCATGAAATCAGGGTTTGACGTGATGAAGGCCATCTTGCTTGGGGCAAACCGCGCTGGATTCGGCACGATGGCGATGGTGGCCATCGGCTGTACGTCCTGTCGGGCATGTCACAAGGATACCTGCCACGTCGGCATTGCGACGCAGATGCACGACATGGAAGAAGCGACGGCCAAAGGACTTAAGTCGTTTGCGCCGCGGGAGTTCGAAGAGGCGACGCAACAGCTCGTAGCGTTCTTTGGCGCGATTGGCCAGCACGTGGCGCAATTGACGGCGAAGCTCGGCGCGAGTCGAACGCAGGACCTGGTGGGAAGAAGCGATTTGTTAGTACATCTGCACGAGGAGACGCGTGTGGACACTACTTGGTTGCGAGCGGTCAACGAGGTCTACCTCGGGCGTGGAACGAGTATCCGCTACCGGACGTTCGAAGAGGCGTACGGCGACGTGCTGCAGGAAGTCGCATCCTACTCGGCTGCGACGGGCACAGATGGCGTTGCAGTTCACAACGCGGCGAGCGCGGCGAGTGGGCGTCAAATTCAGGCTGTCCCTCGGGCACTCGGCATCCGCGAGAGCGGGGAAACGATACGCAGCGGTCGCAACGGCGAAGCTCGCCACATCGTGCACGACGGTGTCGCAGGCGCTGGGTTTGCAGCATACCACACGGTTGGGATGACGAGTATCGCCTATGGCGGTGCACAGGACGGTGTGGGTAAGGCGGCGTTTGGCGGCAAGGTATTCGTACTCAAGCGCAGGTGTGCCGATGGGCAGTGGCGCGGCGGATCGGTCGGAAAGGGTCTGGCGTACGGTGCTGGCCACGGGCTGTTTATCGTGCAAGGGGACGCGGACGCGCGCGCTGGGATTCGCCTTTCCGGCGCCGACATTATCATTGGCGGAGAGGTGACAGAACCTGTCCGCGATGATTTAGCGAGCATCGCCAGCCGTGCGAACATGAAGGGGTTTGCCTTTGAATACATGACCGGCGGCCGCGCTGTCGTGCTGGGCGACCCAGGTCCGTGGATCTGTTCTGGGATGACGGGGGGACGTGTCTACCTTCGCTTCCAACCAGAACTCGGGCTGAATGAGACGGCTTTCCGCCGCCGGATTGCGAAAGGTGCAAAGGTGGCCATCCGCTTCATCGATTCCACTGGCGAGAAGGACTTAGTGGAGCTACTCGGCATCTATCAGCGCGAACTGCGCAAGCAGGGGCAGCTAGAAGCTGCAAAGCGCTTGCAACCGTTGCTTGACCATCCTTCTGTGCACTTCATGATGATTGAGCCGGGCCACGATATCACGGACCAAGATATCGCAACGGAGTAA